In a single window of the Sulfurimonas sp. hsl 1-7 genome:
- a CDS encoding TIGR02757 family protein: MNVKELLDREVALRNSYEEVCEEKLDPIIVARKYNSDVIALICSLFAYGNVKQIVNFLDSLDFSLLQKSDEEIEEGLKKHYYRFQTNADVIALFIALKRLEEHTTLEDVFVSGYKENSNVIEGINVLIEKLYELYPHSSRGYTFLVGKVTTKTKGAGALKRWMMWLRWMVRSDEIDLGLWSRVDKAHLIMPLDTHTFNVSRKLGLLKRKTYDLHAAIELTETLKGFDKEDPLKYDFALYRLGQEKIV; the protein is encoded by the coding sequence TTGAATGTAAAAGAGCTGCTCGATCGTGAGGTTGCACTGCGTAACTCTTATGAAGAGGTGTGTGAAGAGAAGCTCGACCCCATTATAGTTGCACGAAAATACAATAGCGATGTAATAGCACTGATATGTTCCCTTTTTGCCTATGGAAACGTAAAGCAGATCGTGAATTTTTTAGACTCTTTAGATTTCTCACTTTTGCAAAAGAGCGATGAAGAGATCGAAGAGGGATTAAAAAAACACTACTACAGATTTCAAACAAACGCTGATGTGATCGCTTTGTTTATAGCACTCAAACGTTTAGAAGAGCACACCACTTTAGAGGATGTTTTTGTAAGCGGATATAAAGAGAACTCTAATGTCATAGAGGGGATTAATGTGCTCATAGAAAAACTGTATGAGCTCTACCCACACAGCTCAAGAGGCTACACTTTTTTAGTCGGAAAAGTAACAACAAAAACAAAGGGTGCCGGAGCACTAAAGCGTTGGATGATGTGGCTGAGATGGATGGTTCGCTCAGATGAGATAGACCTTGGGCTTTGGAGCAGGGTAGATAAGGCTCACCTTATTATGCCGCTAGATACACATACTTTTAACGTAAGTCGTAAACTGGGTCTGCTTAAGAGAAAAACGTATGATCTTCATGCTGCGATTGAGCTGACAGAGACACTTAAAGGGTTTGACAAAGAAGATCCCTTAAAATACGACTTCGCATTGTACCGCTTAGGGCAAGAAAAAATAGTTTAA
- a CDS encoding hydrogenase small subunit, with amino-acid sequence MRVVIIGAGIAGAYIANKLIQEDISLDIVLLSDEEYPSYDRIHLCRLVDDSDEVDDIAIPLHPKIKLELRQKITSIDREHKRVLTEDAMYGYDKLIIATGSLPITLFDIQNISNATVFRSARDCKKIHEGVQGREVVIVGAGPIALELLETLSDMDAVKHITLLVRSNALYSKDLSIDAIKTIENSYTENGKVSISYEDEIIDKEVVNSEITSLQTKKMKIENPFVVFGVGIKPNIELFRDVLKSNKGLLTNNYMQTEDENIYAIGECAEVEEFNFIAGHVKACTLQADCAIAHILNLEKKEFTREIDVDMLKVGNFDLIEVRSPSFSCEYEKVLITSKKDNRIDEYFFNGDKLTRFIGINSNVDVGYLETLMDSGQKVDINYLYENRLVGERGRLVCSCEHVYQQDLVDIVKETGIASFSELAPFSQAGRVCGKCKVMVQDIIKDSQDLIDPNMVRKTPEELQREKEIQAVQKRLDKFNTLHPRNNLSAENLENALESIEIEKHKVNSWISMVTANMQLHPNFEEVVERGIKTLNRVPIIWLELADCSGNSEAFIKSENPAIEDLIFDYVSLDYHELLMSPSGDQSETVLEDIVKNQKGEYVLIVEGAVPLAMDGKYLRIGPKGTTGLELLQKTAKDAALIMAVGSCAFDGGVVAAAPNPTGAVGVAQALGRDDVINIPGCPTNPTNIVGTLLSYLMFEELPPLDSFNRPLWAYEGRIHDNCERRGHYELGEFVKEWGDEGAKKGYCLFEMGCKGPYANANCPTMKFNGGTSWPVQAGHGCMGCVEAGFFDKFANERKYEEEVEDES; translated from the coding sequence ATGAGAGTTGTAATTATCGGTGCGGGGATTGCAGGTGCTTATATTGCAAATAAACTGATTCAAGAGGATATCTCTTTAGATATAGTTCTTTTAAGTGATGAAGAGTATCCCTCGTATGACAGAATCCACTTATGCCGTTTGGTAGACGACTCTGATGAAGTCGATGATATTGCCATCCCGCTCCACCCTAAGATAAAACTGGAACTGCGTCAAAAAATTACATCTATTGACAGAGAGCATAAGCGTGTATTAACCGAGGATGCAATGTACGGTTATGACAAGCTCATTATCGCTACAGGCTCTTTACCTATTACACTCTTTGATATACAAAACATTTCAAACGCTACCGTTTTTAGAAGTGCCCGTGATTGTAAAAAGATCCATGAGGGTGTTCAGGGCAGAGAGGTTGTGATCGTAGGTGCCGGACCGATAGCACTCGAACTGCTTGAAACATTGAGTGATATGGATGCGGTCAAGCATATTACACTCCTTGTACGCTCTAACGCTCTTTACAGTAAAGACCTCTCGATCGATGCTATTAAAACTATAGAAAACTCTTACACAGAAAATGGAAAAGTCTCGATCTCGTATGAGGATGAGATTATAGATAAAGAGGTAGTCAACTCCGAGATAACTTCCCTGCAAACCAAGAAGATGAAAATTGAAAACCCTTTTGTTGTATTTGGAGTGGGAATAAAACCAAATATAGAACTGTTTCGTGATGTTCTTAAGTCGAATAAAGGGCTTCTTACAAATAACTATATGCAAACCGAAGATGAAAATATCTATGCTATAGGTGAATGTGCTGAAGTGGAAGAGTTTAACTTTATAGCGGGGCATGTAAAAGCGTGTACACTTCAGGCTGATTGTGCCATTGCTCATATATTAAACCTGGAGAAAAAAGAGTTCACTCGTGAGATCGATGTAGATATGCTCAAAGTTGGGAACTTCGATCTTATAGAGGTGCGCTCTCCATCTTTTTCTTGTGAGTATGAAAAGGTTTTAATAACATCGAAAAAAGACAACAGAATAGATGAGTACTTTTTCAACGGGGATAAACTGACACGCTTTATCGGGATAAACTCAAATGTTGACGTAGGGTATTTAGAGACGCTTATGGATAGCGGACAAAAAGTAGATATTAACTACCTTTATGAGAACAGACTTGTAGGTGAGCGCGGAAGACTTGTATGTAGTTGTGAACATGTGTATCAGCAAGACCTTGTAGATATTGTAAAAGAGACGGGAATCGCTTCATTTTCTGAGTTGGCACCGTTTTCCCAGGCGGGTCGTGTATGTGGAAAATGTAAGGTGATGGTACAAGATATCATAAAAGACTCGCAAGATCTCATCGATCCAAATATGGTGAGAAAAACTCCTGAGGAGCTACAAAGAGAAAAAGAGATACAAGCTGTACAAAAACGTCTTGATAAATTCAACACTTTGCATCCTAGAAACAACCTCTCCGCAGAGAATTTGGAGAATGCTTTAGAGTCGATAGAGATCGAAAAGCATAAAGTCAACAGTTGGATCTCTATGGTAACTGCAAATATGCAACTGCACCCCAATTTTGAAGAGGTTGTAGAAAGAGGGATCAAAACACTCAACCGCGTACCTATTATTTGGCTGGAGCTGGCAGATTGTAGTGGGAACTCGGAAGCTTTTATAAAATCGGAAAACCCGGCAATAGAAGATCTGATATTTGATTATGTGTCGCTGGATTATCATGAGTTGTTAATGAGTCCAAGCGGTGATCAGAGTGAAACTGTTTTAGAAGATATCGTTAAAAATCAAAAAGGGGAGTATGTCCTCATAGTAGAGGGGGCTGTTCCGCTTGCAATGGATGGAAAGTACTTAAGAATCGGTCCAAAGGGTACAACGGGACTTGAACTTTTACAAAAAACAGCCAAAGATGCGGCACTTATTATGGCGGTTGGAAGTTGTGCATTTGACGGCGGAGTGGTAGCTGCTGCTCCAAACCCGACGGGAGCTGTAGGTGTAGCACAAGCGCTTGGGCGTGACGATGTTATAAACATACCGGGTTGTCCTACAAACCCGACAAATATTGTAGGCACACTTCTTTCGTACCTGATGTTCGAAGAGTTACCGCCATTGGATTCGTTCAACAGACCTCTGTGGGCTTACGAGGGGAGAATCCATGACAACTGTGAGAGACGCGGACACTATGAACTTGGTGAGTTTGTAAAAGAGTGGGGCGATGAGGGTGCCAAAAAAGGGTACTGCCTTTTTGAGATGGGATGTAAAGGTCCTTATGCAAATGCAAACTGCCCGACTATGAAGTTTAACGGTGGTACAAGTTGGCCTGTTCAAGCGGGTCATGGTTGTATGGGGTGTGTAGAGGCCGGTTTTTTTGATAAGTTTGCCAATGAGAGAAAGTATGAAGAGGAAGTAGAAGATGAGTCTTAA
- the hypF gene encoding carbamoyltransferase HypF has translation MKKNSQKRLRLDIAGVVQGVGFRPFVYQLSLKHSLSGYVLNSGEGVVIEVEGLNSSIESFLEELKEKHPPLARIDRIELQTLELQNTQEFSILRSNNTDVTTMLSPDISMCQDCRDEMNDPANRRYKYPFINCTNCGPRYSIVKELPYDRKNTSMQEFEMCEECQKEYSEPTDRRFHAQPSSCFDCGPTLNFSIEEFAGYINDGKILALKGLGGFHIVCDATNDQAVQELRKHKNRPTKPFAVMFKDIEEIKKAAYLSEKDEELILSKERPIVIVRKKENSFLSSLIAPNIDRVGVFLPYTPLHELILEKLEHPIVATSANLGDEPIITDEEELHKKLPFLEHTLSHNREIVNACDDSVVCSVAEKQIVLRNARGFTPQSFHQKHTSTKKILALGAHQKSTITLAFENHMILSPHIGDLNSLEAFEYFLRTLDTFKRLYNFEPDIIVCDKHPHYETSKWAKSYIAEHKDAELLEVQHHYAHALACMAEYNLEDEALAFCFDGTGYGDDATLWGGEVLRVSSSEYKRLYHLQQFSLLGGEKAVKEPRRVALSLLFESFTKEEILEMEHELVNSFSKEEIDNYHLMYTKQLNSPKSSSIGRLFDAVYAFGGNLNNLSYEGESGLIVEKCAQEHKSDASYPYRINNEIIEFKEMIVEILNEKEKALIASKFINTLKNIMVELALKHPELPVILSGGVFQNKTLLEKTIAAFEKNGIDYYFQSKTAINDGGISLGQAYYALHMKKEK, from the coding sequence ATGAAAAAGAACTCTCAAAAACGATTAAGACTGGATATAGCAGGGGTGGTACAAGGTGTCGGATTTCGCCCGTTTGTATATCAGCTCTCACTTAAGCACTCATTGTCAGGATATGTATTAAACAGCGGCGAGGGTGTAGTTATAGAGGTTGAAGGGCTAAATAGCTCTATAGAGAGTTTTTTAGAAGAGCTAAAAGAGAAACACCCGCCATTGGCTCGCATAGACAGGATCGAGCTACAAACACTTGAACTCCAAAACACGCAAGAGTTTTCAATTCTTCGCTCAAATAATACCGATGTCACTACAATGCTCTCGCCAGATATCTCAATGTGCCAAGATTGCAGAGATGAGATGAACGACCCAGCAAACAGACGTTACAAATACCCTTTTATCAACTGTACAAACTGTGGACCGAGATACAGCATAGTTAAAGAGCTGCCCTATGATAGAAAAAACACCTCAATGCAAGAGTTTGAGATGTGCGAGGAGTGTCAAAAAGAGTATAGCGAGCCGACAGATCGCCGTTTTCATGCACAGCCAAGCTCGTGTTTTGATTGTGGACCTACACTGAACTTTTCCATAGAGGAGTTTGCCGGTTATATTAACGATGGCAAAATCTTGGCGCTCAAAGGGTTGGGCGGGTTTCATATAGTGTGTGATGCCACAAACGATCAAGCGGTGCAGGAGCTAAGAAAACATAAAAACCGTCCGACGAAACCTTTTGCGGTGATGTTTAAAGATATTGAAGAAATTAAAAAGGCAGCTTACTTGAGCGAGAAAGATGAGGAGCTGATCCTCTCAAAAGAGCGTCCCATAGTTATAGTGAGAAAAAAAGAGAACAGCTTTTTATCCTCTCTCATAGCACCAAATATTGACAGAGTAGGTGTGTTTTTACCTTATACCCCTCTGCATGAGCTGATCTTAGAAAAGCTTGAGCATCCTATAGTGGCAACAAGTGCAAACTTGGGTGATGAGCCTATCATTACCGATGAAGAGGAGTTGCATAAAAAGCTTCCGTTTCTTGAACACACTCTCTCACATAATAGAGAGATAGTTAATGCCTGTGATGACAGTGTGGTTTGCAGTGTTGCAGAGAAGCAGATCGTTTTAAGAAATGCCCGCGGATTTACACCACAAAGTTTTCATCAAAAGCACACATCTACTAAAAAGATACTCGCTCTCGGTGCGCATCAAAAAAGTACCATCACTTTGGCATTTGAAAACCATATGATCCTCTCTCCCCACATAGGCGACCTAAATTCACTCGAAGCCTTTGAGTATTTCTTACGCACACTTGATACTTTTAAACGGCTGTACAATTTTGAACCCGACATCATTGTATGCGATAAACATCCACACTATGAAACGAGTAAATGGGCAAAAAGCTACATTGCTGAGCATAAAGATGCAGAGCTTTTGGAAGTGCAACACCACTATGCACATGCACTGGCGTGTATGGCAGAGTATAACTTGGAAGATGAGGCTTTAGCATTTTGTTTTGACGGTACTGGTTACGGAGATGATGCCACTTTATGGGGCGGTGAAGTTTTACGTGTGAGTTCAAGTGAGTATAAACGATTGTATCATCTTCAACAGTTCTCTCTTTTAGGGGGAGAAAAGGCTGTAAAAGAACCTCGACGTGTAGCACTTTCATTGTTGTTTGAATCTTTTACTAAAGAGGAGATCTTAGAGATGGAGCATGAGCTAGTAAACTCCTTTTCCAAAGAAGAGATAGATAATTACCACCTCATGTACACAAAACAGCTAAACTCTCCAAAGAGCAGTTCGATCGGCAGATTGTTTGATGCCGTGTATGCTTTTGGCGGTAACCTAAATAACCTAAGTTATGAGGGGGAAAGCGGGCTGATCGTTGAGAAGTGTGCACAAGAGCATAAAAGTGATGCAAGTTATCCCTATAGAATCAACAATGAGATAATAGAGTTTAAAGAGATGATAGTAGAGATATTAAACGAAAAAGAAAAAGCATTGATCGCCTCAAAATTTATAAATACACTCAAAAATATAATGGTTGAGCTCGCACTTAAACATCCCGAACTGCCTGTGATTTTGAGCGGCGGTGTATTTCAAAACAAAACCTTGCTTGAAAAAACTATTGCAGCTTTTGAAAAGAATGGTATAGATTACTATTTCCAGAGTAAAACTGCGATCAATGACGGTGGTATATCTCTTGGTCAAGCCTACTATGCACTGCATATGAAAAAAGAGAAATAA
- a CDS encoding hydrogenase maturation protease, with translation MGKNIALVGSGNVLFKDEGIGVYAVRYIKENYDFSIPFEIIEGGTLGLKLMELLQAYDKLLIVNTSSEQNRDAGEIIIKNTEQFLEGDIVKKTASEVEIAEMLQVCSLSGTVAKTTVISIVPNDIMSVEVGVSDVLRKEWQIYIQSVLSQMKLLGIEAKQRENVIELDEIVASYFNS, from the coding sequence ATGGGAAAAAACATAGCACTGGTGGGTTCGGGAAACGTTCTTTTTAAAGATGAAGGTATAGGCGTTTATGCCGTGCGTTATATAAAAGAGAACTACGATTTTTCTATCCCCTTTGAGATAATAGAGGGCGGGACTTTAGGACTAAAACTTATGGAGCTGTTACAAGCGTATGATAAACTCCTCATTGTCAATACCTCTTCGGAGCAAAACAGAGATGCAGGCGAGATAATCATAAAAAATACAGAGCAGTTCTTAGAGGGTGACATAGTCAAAAAGACAGCGAGCGAAGTTGAAATTGCCGAGATGTTGCAAGTATGTTCTTTGTCCGGAACTGTAGCTAAGACAACAGTTATAAGTATTGTCCCAAATGACATTATGAGTGTTGAGGTTGGAGTGAGTGACGTTTTAAGAAAAGAGTGGCAAATATATATTCAAAGTGTGCTATCTCAAATGAAATTGTTGGGAATTGAAGCCAAGCAAAGAGAAAATGTTATAGAATTGGATGAGATAGTAGCGAGTTACTTTAATTCTTGA
- a CDS encoding RNA polymerase factor sigma-54: MAVLRQSQSVETKHKLSNTLRNWLPILHSSLSDLGEAMEPFVSANPVVEVKSGYEEDFEKKIPKKIVSGSGVNNSRTEQIEALTIQSKSLYEVLDEQLEAPLFPTPISQAIAQFVVANLDENGYYEGESDEFCQEHNIDLDAFEKVRLRFAHIEPMGIGAKDLSESFLFQLDNSEISNEAYPLAVEMINDLQNIHSYSNQPYFSEVMHIISTFKNPPNIEYQEDSSHVVPDLMIYFNDEQQIEVKLNDAYYPAINIDTSYGVEHDFISQKIKEAKSLVDALEMRKATLYKVGLMIVEYQYDFFIGGQIMPLTLKTLADEFGHNPSTISRAIANKYIACDRGVLAMKDFFTTAIDEDVSNAAIKEFLIGLVKAESREKPLSDMKLLDLIQEKFKVKMVRRTIAKYRKQLNIAGSSERKKLYQLGLS, encoded by the coding sequence GCAAACCCTGTTGTAGAGGTAAAGTCGGGATATGAGGAGGATTTTGAAAAGAAGATCCCAAAAAAGATCGTATCTGGCAGCGGTGTAAACAACTCAAGAACTGAACAGATAGAAGCGCTTACTATTCAGAGTAAAAGTTTGTATGAGGTGTTGGATGAGCAGCTTGAAGCGCCTTTATTCCCTACACCTATCTCTCAAGCAATAGCACAGTTTGTAGTAGCAAACCTGGATGAAAACGGTTACTATGAGGGGGAGAGTGATGAGTTTTGTCAAGAGCATAACATAGATCTTGATGCTTTTGAAAAAGTTCGTCTGCGATTTGCCCATATCGAGCCTATGGGGATCGGTGCAAAAGATCTCTCAGAGTCATTTTTATTTCAGCTTGACAACTCCGAGATTTCAAATGAAGCCTATCCGCTGGCAGTAGAGATGATAAACGATCTGCAAAACATTCACAGCTATTCAAATCAGCCATATTTCTCAGAGGTGATGCACATTATCTCTACATTTAAAAACCCGCCGAACATTGAGTACCAAGAGGACTCAAGCCACGTAGTTCCCGATCTGATGATCTACTTTAACGATGAGCAGCAGATCGAAGTGAAGCTAAACGATGCTTACTATCCTGCTATCAACATAGATACATCTTACGGAGTTGAACACGACTTTATAAGCCAGAAGATAAAAGAAGCGAAATCTTTAGTAGATGCCCTTGAGATGAGAAAAGCGACACTCTATAAAGTGGGTCTTATGATCGTTGAGTATCAGTACGACTTTTTTATCGGCGGGCAGATTATGCCGCTCACTCTTAAAACTTTGGCAGACGAGTTTGGGCATAACCCCTCAACGATCTCGCGTGCCATTGCAAACAAGTATATCGCCTGTGATCGCGGTGTATTAGCAATGAAAGACTTTTTTACTACGGCAATTGACGAAGATGTAAGTAATGCGGCTATCAAAGAGTTCTTAATAGGGCTAGTAAAAGCGGAGAGTCGTGAAAAGCCTCTGAGCGATATGAAACTGCTTGATCTTATCCAAGAGAAGTTCAAAGTAAAAATGGTGCGCCGCACAATTGCAAAGTATCGTAAACAGCTCAATATCGCGGGTTCAAGTGAGAGAAAGAAACTCTACCAATTAGGTCTCTCTTGA
- a CDS encoding MOSC domain-containing protein, translated as MYNHSYPVFIHYIFTSPKHNYFTREKFDAGDAPTIEHSNIKLYKDKGLEGDRFEFSKYPITLISAEVIDETSKELGFEVDPKLFRRNIVISGIHLNSLIGKKFYLGDVLCEGVAHCAPCTWMNAVIAKGTYKLMKGRGGLRIRVLSDGVLELGSTTITTDEAITLEPITPLSTPKIPT; from the coding sequence ATGTATAACCATTCGTATCCAGTTTTTATCCACTATATTTTCACCTCTCCAAAACACAACTACTTTACAAGAGAAAAATTTGACGCAGGCGATGCACCTACCATAGAGCATTCAAATATAAAACTTTATAAAGATAAAGGGTTAGAGGGTGACCGCTTTGAGTTTTCGAAATATCCGATCACACTCATCTCTGCCGAAGTGATCGATGAGACCTCTAAAGAATTAGGCTTTGAGGTAGATCCGAAACTGTTCCGTAGAAACATAGTTATTAGTGGCATCCATCTTAATTCTTTGATCGGAAAAAAGTTTTATCTGGGTGATGTGCTTTGCGAAGGTGTGGCTCATTGTGCACCCTGTACCTGGATGAATGCCGTGATCGCAAAAGGTACTTACAAGTTGATGAAAGGGAGAGGCGGTCTGCGTATAAGAGTTTTAAGCGATGGAGTATTGGAACTTGGAAGTACTACGATCACTACCGATGAAGCAATCACGCTTGAGCCCATTACTCCCCTTAGCACTCCAAAAATACCAACTTAA